A window of the Brassica napus cultivar Da-Ae chromosome A2, Da-Ae, whole genome shotgun sequence genome harbors these coding sequences:
- the LOC106390407 gene encoding zinc finger protein CONSTANS-LIKE 1 produces MLKQDRNWTQVCNTCRSAACTVYCRADSAYLCSTCDAQVHAANLLASRHERVRVCEACERAPAAFFCKADAASLCIACDSQIHLVNPLARRHQRVPILPISSMATNHSSETTAMTGPENIVVMGQEEEDETEVASWLLPSSEKNSGNNNNSLDLVDYQQDYNVPRSRYARDGVVPLQVEESKAHMHHEQHNFQFGFTNVSSGCHMVSLVPESTTSDTTVVLHSPSPKAATDQLPDPSTQILSPGEREARVMRYREKKKTRKFEKRVRYASRKAYAETRPRIKGRFVKREEVDAEAEADQGFSTMTMFNTGYGVVPSL; encoded by the coding sequence ATGTTGAAACAAGACCGTAACTGGACACAAGTTTGCAACACATGCCGTTCAGCCGCATGCACCGTGTATTGCCGAGCTGATTCTGCTTACTTGTGCTCCACCTGTGATGCTCAAGTTCACGCTGCCAATCTTCTTGCTTCCCGCCACGAACGTGTTCGAGTCTGTGAGGCATGTGAGCGTGCACCAGCTGCCTTCTTTTGCAAGGCAGATGCTGCATCACTATGCATAGCCTGTGATTCACAGATTCATTTAGTAAACCCACTTGCTAGACGCCACCAACGTGTTCCTATTCTCCCAATCTCCTCCATGGCCACTAACCATTCAAGTGAGACAACAGCGATGACAGGTCCAGAGAACATAGTGGTGATGggacaagaagaagaggatgaaACAGAGGTGGCTTCTTGGTTGTTGCCTAGTTCAGAGAAAAACAGTGGTAACAATAACAATAGTCTGGACCTTGTTGATTATCAACAAGACTACAACGTACCTCGAAGTAGATATGCTAGAGATGGAGTTGTTCCACTTCAAGTTGAAGAATCAAAGGCCCACATGCACCATGAGCAACACAACTTTCAGTTTGGTTTCACTAATGTGTCCTCAGGATGTCATATGGTCAGTCTTGTGCCAGAGTCAACGACAAGTGACACAACAGTAGTATTACATTCACCATCCCCCAAAGCGGCAACAGACCAACTACCTGACCCTTCAACTCAGATACTTAGTCCAGGGGAAAGAGAGGCTAGGGTTATGAGAtacagagagaagaagaagacgaggaaGTTTGAGAAGAGGGTAAGATATGCTTCAAGGAAAGCTTATGCAGAGACAAGACCACGGATCAAAGGCCGGTTTGTAAAGAGAGAAGAAGTGGATGCAGAGGCAGAGGCAGACCAAGGTTTCTCCACAATGACAATGTTCAACACAGGATATGGAGTTGTTCCTTCGTTATGA
- the LOC125582190 gene encoding small polypeptide DEVIL 1-like, with the protein METKREMMSPERSKQKKRSISRRWGKYMKEQKGRIYIIRRCVVMLLCSHD; encoded by the coding sequence ATGGAAACGAAGAGGGAGATGATGAGCCCAGAGAGATCAAAGCAGAAGAAGAGATCAATAAGTAGAAGATGGGGAAAGTATATGAAAGAACAAAAGGGAAGGATTTACATCATCAGAAGGTGTGTGGTCATGCTCCTTTGTTCGCATGACTGA
- the LOC125582115 gene encoding dehydrogenase/reductase SDR family member on chromosome X-like, whose product MIKDVMEALRFAWSPSSWDMFLWSIGLFSSYLKLLRASIFDSKSTPISSSIVPKIGSSRPICVVTGVTSGIGKATAFALAEKGYHVVLVGRSPQLLSETLKEIKSKNKDAQLKSFVVDMSCFSSIFNFKDSLEQWLSDAELHPSVQLLVNNAGIMAISSRPTNEGYDRVMATNYIGPFTMTKLLLPLLENSSVPSRVVNVVSFTHRYASIGKVDKDYVTGKHFTTYNQYPHAHVYEYSKLCLLLFSYELHRQLRLKDDSHHVSVIAADPGFVKTNLMREYPKYVSAFAFLSFKLVGLLQTPDEGARSSVDAALAPSETSGVYYFGGKGRTIKSSKASRDPKLGKQLWETSCGLFDQLQSYND is encoded by the exons atgatTAAAGACGTGATGGAGGCTTTACGTTTTGCATGGTCACCTAGTTCTTGGGACATGTTTCTTTGGAGTATCGGTCTCTTTTCTTCCTACTTGAAATTGCTTAGAGCAAGTATATTTGACTCAAAATCCACTCCCATTTCTAGCTCCATTGTACCAAAGATTGGATCTTCAAGACCTATTTGTGTTGTTACTGGT GTTACTTCTGGGATTGGTAAGGCCACTGCATTTGCTCTTGCAGAGAAGGGCTACCATGTTGTTCTTG TTGGAAGGTCTCCTCAGCTTCTTTCAGAg ACTTTGAAAGAAATAAAGAGCAAGAACAAAGATGCACAACTCAAATCTTTCGTAGTTGACATGTCTTGTTTTTCATCAATCTTCAATTTTAAAGACTCTCTAGAGCAATGGCTCTCGGACGCAGAGTTACATCCTTCAGTTCAGCTTTTAGTGAACAATGCTGGGATCATGGCTATTTCTAGTCGACCAACCAATGAAGGTTATGACAG GGTGATGGCTACAAACTATATTGGTCCATTTACTATGACCAAACTCCTTTTGCCACTTCTGGAAAACAGCTCTGTGCCTTCACGGGTCGTGAACGTTGTATCTTTCACACATCGCTATG CTTCTATTGGTAAGGTTGACAAGGATTATGTAACTGGAAAACATTTTACGACATACAATCAATATCCTCATGCTCATGTCTACGAGTATTCTAAAT TATGCCTTCTACTTTTCTCATATGAGTTGCACAGACAGCTTCGCCTCAAAGATGATTCACACCATGTCTCTGTTAT AGCTGCAGATCCTGGATTTGTGAAAACAAATCTAATGCGCGAGTATCCTAAATATGTATCTGCTTTTGCGTTTCTCTCCTTCAAACTTGTTGGCCTCCTCCAAACCCCTGATGAAGGAGCTCGATCTTCCGTTGATGCAGCTTTAGCTCCATCA GAAACATCAGGTGTTTACTATTTTGGAGGAAAAGGAAGGACCATTAAATCGTCAAAAGCTTCTAGAGATCCCAAACTTGGTAAACAACTTTGGGAAACTTCTTGTGGTTTGTTCGATCAGTTGCAATCATATAACGACTAA
- the LOC106390403 gene encoding isoprenylcysteine alpha-carbonyl methylesterase ICME, whose product MHHPPLETHQPERCRPMTSTVSEIEEVIDSERTTLLNGSNGLSSPEPVRRRVSGKSPADGGSRRICRQPSFGRDIGHAAKETYLVTRLSFKLLRYLGVGYRWIMKLLALTCYAMLLMPGFLQVAYMYFFSSQVRRSVVYGDQPRNRLDLYLPSNNDGMKPVVVFVTGGAWIIGYKAWGSLLGMQLAERDIIVACVDYRNFPQGTISDMVTDASQGISFVCNNIAAFGGDPNRIYLMGQSAGAHIAACALLEQATKESKGESISWRVSQIKAYFGLSGGYNLYNLVDHFHNRGLYRSIFLSIMEGEESFDKFSPEVRLKDPIVGKAASMLPPIMLFHGSSDYSIPCDASKTFADALQAVGAKVELILYNGKTHTDLFLQDPLRGGKDELFDDIVSVIHAEDDDALAKDSLAPPRKRLVPELLLKLAREVSPF is encoded by the exons ATGCATCATCCGCCTCTGGAGACTCACCAGCCGGAGCGATGCCGTCCGATGACCTCGACGGTATCGGAGATCGAGGAGGTTATTGACTCCGAGAGAACGACTCTTCTCAACGGCTCCAACGGTTTGTCTTCGCCCGAACCGGTGCGTCGTCGAGTGTCCGGTAAGTCTCCGGCGGACGGAGGATCTCGTCGGATTTGCCGGCAGCCGTCGTTCGGCCGCGACATCGGACACGCGGCGAAGGAGACGTATCTGGTTACTCGTCTTAGCTTCAAGCTTCTTCGATACCTCGG GGTAGGCTATCGATGGATCATGAAGTTACTTGCGCTTACATGTTATGCTATGCTGCTTATGCCTGGCTTTCTTCAAG TtgcttatatgtattttttctcATCGCAAGTACGGAGGAGTGTAGTGTACGGAGATCAACCAAGGAATAG GCTGGATCTGTACTTACCAAGCAACAATGATGGTATGAAGCCGGTTGTTGTTTTCGTGACTGGTGGAGCTTGGATTATTGG GTACAAAGCCTGGGGCTCGCTCCTGGGAATGCAGCTAGCAGAAAGGGATATCATTGTAGCATGCGTTGACTACAG AAACTTTCCTCAGGGAACAATTAGTGATATGGTGACGGATGCTTCTCAAGGAATCTCATTTGTCTGCAATAACATCGCTGCCTTTGGAGGTGACCCCAACAG GATCTACCTGATGGGACAATCAGCTGGTGCACATATAGCCGCTTGTGCTCTATTGGAACAAGCTACTAAAGAATCAAAAGGAGAGAGCATCTCTTGGAGGGTTTCCCAAATAAAAGCTTACTTCGGATTATCTGGAGG GTACAATCTATACAACTTGGTTGATCACTTCCATAACCGGGGACTGTATCGCTCCATTTTCCTAAG CATAATGGAAGGAGAAGagtcatttgataaattctcACCAGAAGTAAGATTGAAAGACCCAATTGTTGGTAAAGCTGCGTCTATGTTGCCTCCAATTATGCTTTTCCACGGATCCTCAGATTATTCAATACCATGTGATGCAAG caaaacGTTTGCAGACGCTCTCCAAGCTGTTGGAGCTAAAGTGGAGCTTATTTTATACAACGGAAAAACACATACAGATTTGTTTCTTCAG GATCCCTTAAGAGGCGGTAAAGATGAACTCTTTGATGACATAGTCTCTGTGATACACGCCGAGGATGATGACGCGCTGGCCAAAGACTCGTTGGCTCCTCCGAGAAAGCGTCTTGTTCCAGAGTTGTTGCTGAAACTAGCTCGTGAGGTTAGCCCCTTCTGA
- the LOC106368236 gene encoding uncharacterized protein At1g32220, chloroplastic-like isoform X2, whose protein sequence is MFRSLIRARSQSSSSLVTMSSITQRGNSRPLSEAAGSHSRDKILVLGGNGYVGSHICKEALRQGFSVSSLSRSGRSSLHDSWVNDVTWHQGDLLSPDSLKPALEGITSVISCVGGFGSNSQMVRINGTANINAVKAAAEGGVKRFVYISAADYGVINNLIRGYFQGKRATEAEILDKFGNRGTVLRPGFIHGTRQVGSIKLPLSLIGAPLEMVLKLFPKEVTKIPLIGPLLIPPVSVKSVAGTAVKAAVDPEFASGVVDVYQILQHKTTPS, encoded by the exons ATGTTTAGGTCTCTGATTCGGGCACGATCACAGTCATCCTCTTCTCTGGTCACCATGTC TTCAATCACTCAGAGAGGAAATTCAAGGCCTTTGTCTGAAGCTGCTGGTTCACATTCTAGAGATAAG ATATTGGTTTTGGGAGGAAACGGTTATGTAGGTTCACATATATGCAAGGAGGCACTCAGACAAGGTTTCTCTGTATCCAGTCTTAGCAG GTCAGGAAGATCTTCCCTCCATGATTCATGGGTTAATGATGTTACCTGGCATCAAG GTGATTTGCTTTCACCTGATTCTCTGAAGCCTGCACTAGAAGGAATAACATCTGTg ATTTCATGCGTTGGTGGTTTCGGTTCCAACTCACAAATGGTCCGAATCAACGGAACTGCAAACATTAACGCTGTTAAAGCTGCTGCAGAAGGAG GTGTGAAGAGATTTGTGTATATCTCAGCTGCGGATTATGGTGTCATAAATAACTTGATTCGAGGCTATTTCCAAGGAAAg AGAGCAACTGAAGCTGAGATTTTGGATAAATTCGGAAACAGAG GAACGGTTCTGAGGCCAGGATTCATACACGGGACTCGTCAGGTTGGTAGCATAAAGCTGCCACTTAGTCTCATTGGAGCTCCTCTCGAAATG GTTTTGAAGCTGTTCCCAAAAGAAGTGACGAAAATTCCTCTGATCGGACCGCTTTTAATACCCCCGGTTAGTGTCAAGTCCGTGGCGGGAACTGCGGTGAAAGCTGCAGTTGATCCAGAGTTTGCGTCTGGAGTCGTTGATGTTTACCAGATTCTTCAACACAAGACGACTCCATCTTAA
- the LOC125582120 gene encoding TBC1 domain family member 10B-like has translation MEKKRTDDSEPVPVPVIAPVDRFGFLKQEQGNSPQRFIKTRSSTNYEKEERRVTKWRKMIGAGGSDWKHYLRRKPHVVKRRIRKGIPDCLRGLVWQLISGSRDLLLMNPGVYEQLVVYETSASELDIIRDISRTFPSHVFFQKRHGPGQRSLYNVLKAYSVYDRDVGYVQGMGFVAGLLLLYMSEEDAFWLLVALLKGAVHSPMEGLYQAGLPLVQKYLLQFDQLVRELMPKLGEHFTQEMINPSMYASQWFITVFSYSFPFHSALRIWDVFLAEGINIVFKVGLALLKHCHDDLVKLPFEELMHALRNFPEDAMDPDTLLPLAYSIKVAKRLEEMKQDGEKPVAKPAQTVNPVQQ, from the exons ATGGAAAAGAAGAGAACAGATGACAGTGAACCTGTCCCTGTCCCTGTCATTGCACCAGTTGATAGATTTGGGTTTCTGAAGCAAGAACAAGGCAACTCTCCTCAACGTTTCATCAAAACCAGATCATCTACCAACTATGAAAA GGAGGAGAGAAGGGTGACGAAATGGAGGAAGATGATAGGAGCTGGAGGCAGTGACTGGAAGCATTACCTCAGAAGAAAACCTCACGTTGTCAAAAGGCGGATTAGAAAAGGCATCCCTGACTGCTTAAGGGGCCTAGTCTGGCAGCTGATCTCCGGAAGCCGAGACCTTTTGCTCATGAACCCCGGTGTTTATGAG CAACTGGTGGTTTATGAGACTTCAGCATCAGAACTCGACATCATCCGGGACATATCCCGGACTTTTCCATCACATGTTTTCTTCCAGAAGAGACATGGACCAGGCCAAAGATCATTGTACAATGTTCTTAAAGCTTACTCTGTCTATGACAGAGATGTTGGATACGTTCAG GGAATGGGGTTTGTAGCTGGTTTGTTGCTTCTTTATATGAGCGAAGAAGATGCGTTTTGGTTATTAGTTGCATTGCTCAAAGGAGCTGTTCACTCTCCAATGGAAGGATTGTATCAG GCAGGGCTTCCTCTTGTACAGAAGTATCTATTACAGTTTGATCAGCTTGTAAGAGAGCTAATGCCGAAGCTAGGAGAACACTTCACTCAAGAAATGATCAATCCCAGTATGTATGCAAGCCAATGGTTCATAACAGTCTTCTCCTACTCGTTTCCTTTCCACTCAGCTCTAAGAATCTGGGATGTGTTTCTAGCTGAG GGTATAAATATTGTGTTCAAAGTGGGGTTAGCATTGTTGAAGCACTGCCATGATGATTTGGTGAAGTTGCCATTTGAGGAACTTATGCATGCTTTGAGGAATTTTCCTGAAGATGCCATGGATCCTGATACTTTGCTTCCTTTGGCTTACTCCATCAAG GTAGCAAAGCGTTTGGAAGAGATGAAACAGGACGGTGAGAAGCCTGTAGCTAAACCGGCTCAAACGGTCAACCCGGTTCAGCAATAG
- the LOC106390410 gene encoding stress-induced protein KIN2 encodes MADNKQSFQAGQAAGRAEEKGNVLMDKVKDAATAAGASAQTAGQKITEAAGGAVNLVKEKTGMNK; translated from the exons atggCAGACAACAAGCAGAGCTTCCAAGCCGGTCAAGCCGCTGGTCGTGCTGag GAGAAGGGTAATGTGCTGATGGACAAGGTCAAGGATGCTGCTACCGCAGCTGGAGCGTCTGCGCAAACC GCGGGACAGAAGATAACGGAGGCGGCAGGGGGAGCCGTTAATCTCGTGAAGGAGAAGACCGGCATGAACAAGTAG
- the LOC106368236 gene encoding uncharacterized protein At1g32220, chloroplastic-like isoform X1, whose product MFRSLIRARSQSSSSLVTMSSITQRGNSRPLSEAAGSHSRDKILVLGGNGYVGSHICKEALRQGFSVSSLSRSGRSSLHDSWVNDVTWHQGILSQNTFHFVHHLKSKKISMNDLIFFFFLLKQIGDLLSPDSLKPALEGITSVISCVGGFGSNSQMVRINGTANINAVKAAAEGGVKRFVYISAADYGVINNLIRGYFQGKRATEAEILDKFGNRGTVLRPGFIHGTRQVGSIKLPLSLIGAPLEMVLKLFPKEVTKIPLIGPLLIPPVSVKSVAGTAVKAAVDPEFASGVVDVYQILQHKTTPS is encoded by the exons ATGTTTAGGTCTCTGATTCGGGCACGATCACAGTCATCCTCTTCTCTGGTCACCATGTC TTCAATCACTCAGAGAGGAAATTCAAGGCCTTTGTCTGAAGCTGCTGGTTCACATTCTAGAGATAAG ATATTGGTTTTGGGAGGAAACGGTTATGTAGGTTCACATATATGCAAGGAGGCACTCAGACAAGGTTTCTCTGTATCCAGTCTTAGCAG GTCAGGAAGATCTTCCCTCCATGATTCATGGGTTAATGATGTTACCTGGCATCAAGGTATTCTCTCTCAAAACACATTTCACTTTGTTCATCATTTAAAAAGCAAAAAGATTTCAATGAATgacctgatttttttttttttcctactgAAACAAATAGGTGATTTGCTTTCACCTGATTCTCTGAAGCCTGCACTAGAAGGAATAACATCTGTg ATTTCATGCGTTGGTGGTTTCGGTTCCAACTCACAAATGGTCCGAATCAACGGAACTGCAAACATTAACGCTGTTAAAGCTGCTGCAGAAGGAG GTGTGAAGAGATTTGTGTATATCTCAGCTGCGGATTATGGTGTCATAAATAACTTGATTCGAGGCTATTTCCAAGGAAAg AGAGCAACTGAAGCTGAGATTTTGGATAAATTCGGAAACAGAG GAACGGTTCTGAGGCCAGGATTCATACACGGGACTCGTCAGGTTGGTAGCATAAAGCTGCCACTTAGTCTCATTGGAGCTCCTCTCGAAATG GTTTTGAAGCTGTTCCCAAAAGAAGTGACGAAAATTCCTCTGATCGGACCGCTTTTAATACCCCCGGTTAGTGTCAAGTCCGTGGCGGGAACTGCGGTGAAAGCTGCAGTTGATCCAGAGTTTGCGTCTGGAGTCGTTGATGTTTACCAGATTCTTCAACACAAGACGACTCCATCTTAA
- the LOC125582133 gene encoding basic leucine zipper 43-like, protein MQPNYDSSSLNSMQQQDYFHLNHYYNNLNPSTNINNLNLIPYPQIHQEFNLQSPGNNSTTSDEATEDIFVINDRKQRRMVSNRESARRSRMRKQRHLDELLSQVAWLRSENQQLLDKLNQASDSNDLVLQENLRLKEENVELRQVITSMKKLGGSTSIQGRYCSSSLDHELDQDFSCITNDPRTHHPS, encoded by the coding sequence ATGCAGCCAAATTATGATAGCTCAAGTCTTAACAGCATGCAACAACAAGATTACTTCCACTTAAACCACTATTACAACAACCTAAACCCTTCAACCAATATCAACAATCTCAATCTTATCCCATACCCTCAAATTCATCAAGAATTCAATCTACAATCACCAGGCAACAACTCCACCACGTCCGATGAAGCAACTGAAGATATCTTCGTCATCAACGACAGAAAGCAAAGACGTATGGTATCTAACAGAGAATCAGCAAGAAGGTCAAGAATGAGAAAGCAAAGACACTTAGATGAGCTTCTCTCTCAGGTTGCTTGGCTAAGAAGCGAGAACCAACAGCTTTTAGATAAGCTTAACCAAGCCTCGGATAGCAATGATCTTGTTCTTCAAGAGAACTTGAGGCTTAAAGAGGAAAATGTAGAACTTCGTCAAGTTATCACATCCATGAAGAAGCTTGGAGGAAGCACAAGCATCCAAGGAAGATACTGCTCTTCTTCATTGGATCATGAGTTGGATCAAGACTTCTCTTGTATTACAAATGATCCAAGGACTCATCATCCATCATGA
- the LOC106354472 gene encoding steroid 5-alpha-reductase DET2 — MEMATSFLFPPPPSILVNTMTVVGLAALPVMVLSELRGNNLKYSKFNNNNASSSPSSLSSSSQRFSSVSSRTGMLCLYTPAFLAASASFFLSPSQDLRFLLLKSALSLHFFKRIFEVLFIHKYSGEMASDAAFTISSGYFSSAALVLYSQSFTPGLPEPGLDLKFYGVVMFVVGIVGNMYHHVLLAKLRKEGEGGGKKEYKIPKGGLFGAVICPHYMFEILVFWGFFMISQTIYSMSLAMSTTFYLVGRSYATRRWYLSKFDDFPKHIKALIPFVF; from the coding sequence atggAAATGGCGACAAGTTTTCTGTTTCCACCTCCTCCGTCGATATTGGTCAATACTATGACCGTCGTTGGTTTAGCCGCTCTGCCGGTTATGGTTCTGTCGGAACTGAGAGGAAACAATCTGAAATACTCCaaattcaacaacaacaacgcatcatcatcaccatcatcattatcatcatcatcacagcGATTCAGCAGCGTATCGAGCAGAACCGGAATGCTTTGTCTATACACACCAGCGTTTCTAGCCGCTTCGGCTTCTTTCTTCCTCTCACCTTCTCAAGATCTCAGATTCCTCCTCCTCAAATCAGCACTCTCGCTCCATTTCTTCAAAAGGATCTTCGAGGTTCTGTTCATTCACAAGTACAGTGGAGAGATGGCCTCAGACGCAGCTTTCACCATATCCAGCGGCTATTTCTCATCAGCTGCGTTGGTGTTGTACAGCCAAAGCTTCACTCCGGGACTACCCGAGCCGGGTTTGGATCTGAAATTCTATGGGGTTGTCATGTTTGTGGTGGGGATTGTTGGGAATATGTATCACCATGTTCTGCTAGCTAAGCTGAGGAAAGAAGGTGAAGGGGGTGGGAAGAAAGAGTACAAGATACCAAAAGGTGGTCTGTTTGGTGCAGTCATATGTCCTCATTACATGTTCGAGATACTTGTGTTTTGGGGCTTCTTTATGATTTCTCAGACCATTTACTCGATGTCTTTGGCCATGTCAACTACTTTCTATCTTGTGGGTCGGAGTTATGCTACGAGAAGATGGTATCTTTCTAAGTTTGATGACTTCCCTAAGCATATCAAGGCTCTCATTCCCTTTGTTTTCTAG